In a genomic window of Punica granatum isolate Tunisia-2019 chromosome 6, ASM765513v2, whole genome shotgun sequence:
- the LOC116210743 gene encoding PRELI domain containing protein 3B produces the protein MVKAYKQEHVYKHPWEIVTSASWRKFADPENKRTLSHVLEVDTLNHKLDSELGKLYTTRAITIHAPGPWFVRKIVGQDICHCVESTVVDAQSKSMQLTTRNVSLQKFIEVEERIRYDPHPDDPARWTVCRQETSIRIKPLSALASMAEKVEQRCAERFLQNSVKGREVMERICKYLEAESRGIAF, from the coding sequence ATGGTGAAGGCATATAAGCAAGAGCATGTTTACAAGCATCCCTGGGAAATCGTAACATCCGCCTCTTGGCGCAAGTTTGCCGACCCCGAGAACAAGCGGACTCTATCCCACGTACTCGAGGTTGACACATTGAACCACAAGCTCGATTCGGAATTGGGGAAGCTCTATACAACACGTGCCATCACCATACATGCTCCTGGACCATGGTTTGTCCGCAAGATTGTGGGCCAAGATATATGCCACTGCGTTGAATCAACTGTGGTAGATGCGCAGTCTAAGTCAATGCAGCTCACGACTCGAAACGTCAGCCTCCAGAAGTTCATAGAGGTGGAGGAGAGAATCAGGTATGATCCTCATCCTGATGATCCTGCTCGGTGGACGGTCTGCAGGCAAGAGACTAGCATCCGCATCAAACCGCTCTCGGCACTGGCTTCAATGGCTGAGAAGGTGGAGCAGAGATGCGCCGAGAGGTTCCTGCAGAACAGTGTGAAGGGTAGGGAGGTAATGGAGAGAATCTGCAAGTATCTCGAAGCGGAGTCGAGGGGAATAGCATTTTGA
- the LOC116210744 gene encoding zinc finger A20 and AN1 domain-containing stress-associated protein 8 — protein sequence MEHDETGCQAAPEGPILCINNCGFFGSPATMNMCSKCHKDILLKQDQAKLAESSIGSLVNGSSSSMETEPVAAAATVDAEVGPVEPPIVTGQPAVPLSSNGNVESKPKEGPNRCTTCKKRVGLTGFSCRCGNLFCGTHRYSDKHDCPFDYRTAARDAIAKANPLIKAEKLDKI from the coding sequence ATGGAACACGATGAGACCGGATGCCAAGCTGCACCAGAGGGTCCCATCCTGTGCATTAACAACTGCGGCTTCTTCGGGAGTCCTGCAACTATGAACATGTGTTCCAAGTGCCACAAGGACATTCTCCTAAAACAGGACCAAGCAAAGCTGGCAGAATCCTCCATTGGGAGCCTAGTGAATGGATCATCAAGCAGCATGGAAACTGAACCTGTTGCTGCTGCAGCTACTGTTGATGCAGAGGTTGGTCCAGTGGAACCTCCGATAGTCACCGGACAGCCCGCTGTCCCTTTGAGTTCAAATGGTAACGTTGAATCTAAACCCAAGGAGGGCCCTAACCGCTGCACCACCTGCAAGAAACGCGTTGGCCTAACAGGCTTTAGCTGCCGCTGCGGGAACCTCTTCTGCGGCACCCATCGTTACTCCGACAAACATGATTGCCCGTTTGATTACAGAACTGCTGCCCGTGACGCTATTGCTAAAGCAAACCCGCTTATCAAGGCCGAGAAACTCGATAAGATATAA